The Papilio machaon chromosome 28, ilPapMach1.1, whole genome shotgun sequence genome includes a window with the following:
- the LOC106710519 gene encoding putative leucine-rich repeat-containing protein DDB_G0290503, with the protein MQDIGHSSLLKFLVNNTMSEKNIESNVPGEHNIREVNDEELKEKETLINEDKAQTSTSFIDKQNESLTEGNTSEIATADDFTLSPVITLTKKEATFTKGDLKLQKVTVTEDISHTSTSNVGEEKFNRRLTYEIHTSGKQPKNTNDGAKEEKTADPDRLKTKIPISRLRQAVNKVKNDLKEKKRLEKEKDSASSSRKSSIPRLKDSRTPPPKDIKRKEEILTAKADEEFDRIFQELNPTEDISLEFINTDIENVNQIENSFEEIIHAYEENKTTQANDTGKNKQSRIPLLKRKSEHEIEVTKIKEKQSLKKSNSVDTKIQTSFNKDIAEKIIASDQTKTYTHSNVTTEIYTVQKESNEVINNTVVFQNQTNSNEIKETIKVAIPNFDIQTSEGIKSNESIEKTTIDNETEDLTQDITITKNLNFDKETVSMIYKIDFTENNFDSLDMTQLNESMKRDQIDVKNDNNESNNVNITKEISHNESMSKSKQTESSSKSTKTIERTNHDENIELDIQSVSEIKANQTTDNNSLSKLTLAQPSETKENIKTDSESIKQVSLETNETTETKTTNVSSKTSTFYVEETNSNHIIGETSRQSVKTNERSKIKQELFLDNKTIVFDTNQSIVREVSFEGSEIINNLTSESSVTLRTDEESESTKPELLQKSDIQSESVKTSVKQVTLEGHTMALKTDVIKSGTIHMKSERNEKENLGKLDKTENFEYDNVSSSKNTILDTEKLSLKSSIQSLKTNESSNEKQDKNDKTSFETENLRANEEISIENLKNKRNKSTKLEELSRRYENIEFDVNSKKTSVETNKSIENKTTTYNSNEKSTDANENIQTLMNAQNKQTFGITKEINNVNSKHDKHENNIQDIDTALEEDIPILRGKVNRVIRRISSIDNTKPVEKSSNDLPKKKSVLSKIQMFERGEIDETYPKTRIPKLDSKTSRIPNTLRQTSTELRRPKIVKEIFKETNESKREITENTSKQNQVEKTAHIEFIKDESYVSGDTKLNDDQSYKYTETDGKLLRTNYKQVKDVIKEINNKVTEDNSIRNENNSVKETIQETSDISTLSVQKTIDTKTEISINKSQIQNEDFQIINKDESNSNYVPNEVKKEINTNEYLNNENFIYTENKAKSLEYIRHNSTRKSYERLQSDYKDGRRDFDMRRTTSVAELEIGGVVKGRVYEMIMRINSMEILSQGKKEINREQPRKSSVSEKIALFEGKLPPIKTEKRKETYRMKNEKEVNVEITEEEYTKKILELKSVKNNYKNVDPEYLELRDCSEMPVIALGTALLDKRLIRYVVEAAIDMGYRAIDTAYIYGNEKEIGKAINNKINDGTVKREDLYIISKLWSTYHRKDLVENACKQSLDNMGLKYFDLYLIHNPMSLLEGSDPLPKIANVLQYSEHDYMDAWRGIEDLIIKGLVRRGGVSNFNSEQVHRVMEKGRIKPVVNQVECHPYLSQERLGGFCDAYGMRLSCYGVLGSKGTPAEHKSDLPPVIDDPLVLVMAAGLGVTPGQMLIAYQLHNSRSVVIKATSAARLYDNLKAQFISLEPSHLTALKSLNKNKRTYYLKGLGETHKNYPFNIAF; encoded by the exons ATGCAAGATATTGGACACAGTTCTCTGCTGAAGTTCTTAGTGAATAATAC CATGTCCGAGAAAAACATTGAATCAAATGTACCAGGCGAACATAACATCCGAGAAGTTAACGATGAGGAACTCAAGGAAAAAGAGACTCTAATCAATGAAGATAAAGCTCAAACTTCAACAAGCTTCATTGATAAGCAAAATGAATCCTTAACCGAAGGGAATACGTCTGAAATTGCAACAGCAGACGATTTTACTTTATCCCCAGTGATAACGTTGACTAAGAAAGAAGCAACATTTACTAAAGGAGATTTGAAATTGCAAAAGGTCACAGTTACGGAGGACATATCG catACATCAACGAGTAATGTAGGTGAAGAGAAATTTAATAGACGATTAACATATGAAATTCACACTTCAGGAAAACAACCGAAGAATACAAATGATGGAGCTAAAGAAG AAAAAACAGCAGACCCTgacagattaaaaacaaagataccTATATCGAGATTAAGACAAGCTGTcaacaaagttaaaaatgatttgaaagaaaaaaagagactcgaaaaagaaaaagac AGTGCCAGTTCTTCCCGTAAATCTTCAATTCCAAGACTGAAAGATAGTAGAACACCGCCACCTAAagatataaagagaaaagaagaAATCCTAACAGCAAAGGCAGATGAAGAATTCGATAGAATATTTCAAGAATTAAACCCAACTGAAGATATTTCTTTAGAATTCATTAATACTGATATAGAGAACGTTAATCAAATAGAAAACAGCTTCGAGGAAATAATACACGCGtacgaagaaaataaaacaacacaaGCAAACGACACgggaaaaaataaacaatcaagGATACCattattaaaaaggaaaagtGAACATGAAATtgaagtaacaaaaataaaagaaaaacaatcaTTAAAAAAGAGTAATTCCGTCGAtactaaaatacaaacatCTTTCAATAAAGATATCGCCGAAAAAATAATCGCATCAGATCAAACTAAAACATACACTCATAGTAATGTTACCACTGAAATATATACAGTGCAAAAAGAAAGCaatgaagtaataaataatactgtaGTATTCCAAAATCAAACAAACTCTAATGAAATCAAAGAGACGATTAAAGTCGCTATCCCTAACTTCGATATACAAACATCTGAAGgtataaaaagtaatgaatCCATAGAAAAAACTACAATAGACAATGAAACAGAAGACTTAACTCAAGATATAACAATCACTAAAAACCTTAACTTCGACAAAGAAACAGTTtcaatgatttataaaattgatttcacTGAAAATAATTTCGATTCCTTAGATATGACACAATTAAATGAAAGTATGAAACGAGATCAAATAGatgttaaaaatgataataatgaatcTAACAATGTTAACATTACAAAAGAGATTTCACACAATGAGTCTATGTCAAAATCTAAACAAACCGAATCATCTTCGAAATCTACCAAAACAATTGAAAGAACTAATCATGACGAAAACATTGAACTTGATATTCAGTCAGTTAGCGAAATCAAAGCAAATCAAACAACAGATAACAATAGTTTAAGTAAACTAACATTAGCACAACCTTcggaaacaaaagaaaatattaaaactgatAGTGAATCAATTAAACAAGTTTCATTAGAAACAAACGAAACCACAGAGACTAAAACAACGAATGTGAGTTCAAAAACTTCAACGTTCTATGTAGAAGAAACCAATAGTAATCATATAATAGGAGAAACTTCAAGACAGTctgttaaaacaaatgaaagaagtaaaataaagcAAGAATTATTCCttgataacaaaacaattgtaTTTGACACTAATCAGAGTATTGTCAGAGAAGTTTCATTTGAAGGAAGTGAAATCATTAATAACTTGACTTCAGAATCATCAGTAACTTTAAGAACTGATGAAGAAAGTGAGAGTACAAAACCAGAACTATTACAAAAGAGTGATATTCAATCTGAAAGTGTTAAAACTTCTGTTAAACAAGTTACGCTTGAAGGCCATACTATGGCATTGAAAACTGACGTTATAAAATCGGGAACGATACATATGAAAAGTGAAAgaaatgaaaaggaaaatctTGGTAAATTGGATAAAACAGAAAACTTTGAATATGATAATGTTTCAtcttctaaaaatacaattttagacACAGAAAAGTTAAGCTTAAAATCTTCAATAcaatcattaaaaacaaatgaatcaTCAAACgaaaaacaagataaaaatgataaaacctCTTTTGAAACCGAAAACCTTCGTGCAAATGAAGAAATTtcaatagaaaatttaaaaaacaaaagaaataaaagtacaaAGCTAGAAGAACTATCACGTAGATATGAAAATATCGAATTTGACGTCAATTCGAAGAAAACTTCcgttgaaacaaataaaagcatAGAAAACAAAACCACAACTTATAATAGTAATGAAAAATCTACTGATGcaaatgaaaatatacaaacattg atgaatgcacaaaataaacaaacatttggaattacaaaagaaataaataatgtaaattctaAACATGATAAACACGAAAACAATATTCAAGATATTGATACAGCTTTGGAAGAAGATATACCAATTCTTAGAGGGAAAGTGAACAGAGTTATACGTAGAATAAGTTCAATAGATAATACGAAACCAGTGGAAAAGAGTTCTAATGATTTACCGAAGAAAAagtctgttttatcaaaaattcaaatgtttgag CGCGGTGAAATAGATGAAACATATCCAAAAACGAGAATCCCCAAATTAGATTCTAAAACATCAAGAATTCCTAATACACTTCGTCAAACGAGCACTGAACTTAGAAGACCGAAAattgttaaagaaatattcaaagaaactaatgaaagtaaaagagaaataacagaaaatacatcaaaacaaaatcaagTAGAAAAAACAGCTCACATTGAATTCATTAAAGACGAAAGTTATGTATCTGGAGACACTAAATTAAACGACGATcaatcatataaatatactgAAACCGATGGAAAATTACTAAGAACTAATTATAAACAAGTTAAAgatgttattaaagaaataaacaataaggTAACCGAAGATAATTCAAtaagaaatgaaaacaattcaGTAAAAGAAACGATTCAAGAAACATCAGACATTTCAACGTTATCtgtacaaaaaacaattgatacaaaaacagaaataagtataaataaatcccAAATACAAAATGAGGAtttccaaattataaataaagatgaaTCAa ATTCTAATTACGTACCAaatgaagttaaaaaagaaataaatacaaatgaatatcttaataatgaaaatttcatATACACAGAGAATAAAGCAAAATCACTTGAATATATAAGACATAATTCAACAAGAAAATCTTACGAAAGACTACAAAGTGACTACAAAGATGGAAGAAGAGATTTTGACATGAGAAGAACAACATCAGTAGCAGAATTAGAGATAGGAGGAGTAGTGAAGGGAAGAGTTTACGAAATGATAatgagaataaattcaatggaaatacTTTCACAGGGAAAAAAGGAGATAAATAGAGAACAACCGAGAAAGAGTTCGGTTTCTGAAAAGATTGCTTTGTTTGAG GGTAAACTTCCACCAATCAAAACTGAGAAGAGAAAAGAAACATATAGAATGAAGAACGAAAAAGAAGTAAACGTGGAAATAACAGAAGAAGAATATACAAAGAAGATATTAGAATTGAAAAGCGTTaagaataattacaaaaatgtagATCCAGAGTATTTGGAATTAAGAGATTGTTCAGAGATGCCTGTTATAGCTTTAGGAACTGCTTTG TTGGACAAGAGATTGATCAGATACGTGGTGGAAGCCGCCATAGACATGGGATACCGTGCAATAGACACAGCATATATCTATGGTAATGAAAAGGAAATAGGAAAAGctattaataataagataaacgATGGAACTGTAAAAAG ggaggatttgtatataatatcaaAACTCTGGAGTACATATCACCGTAAGGATCTTGTTGAGAACGCGTGCAAGCAGTCACTAGACAACATGGGACTTAAATACttcgatttatatttaatacacaaTCCAATGTCATTATTG GAAGGTTCAGACCCTTTGCCAAAGATAGCCAACGTACTTCAATACTCTGAACATGATTACATGGACGCTTGGCGAGGTATAGAAGACCTGATTATAAAAGGTCTGGTTCGTAGAGGCGGTGTTAGTAATTTCAATTCGGAGCAAGTACACCGGGTAATGGAAAAAGGACGGATCAAGCCTGTTGTTAATCAG GTGGAATGTCATCCATACTTAAGTCAGGAGCGTCTAGGCGGGTTCTGCGACGCGTATGGTATGAGACTGAGTTGTTATGGAGTGTTGGGGTCTAAAGGTACCCCGGCGGAGCACAAGAGCGACCTGCCGCCGGTCATTGACGACCCTCTCGTGCTGGTCATGGCGGCAGGCTTGGGGGTTACTCCAGGGCAGATGCTGATCGC TTACCAACTTCACAACAGTAGAAGTGTGGTCATAAAGGCTACAAGCGCTGCCCGTTTATATGATAATCTAAAAGCACAGTTCATTTCTCTGGAACCTTCACATCTCACCGCTTTGAAGAGccttaataaaaacaagagGACTTATTACTTAAAAGG TTTGGGAGAAACACACAAGAACTATCCTTTCAACAttgctttttaa